A window of Dickeya zeae NCPPB 2538 contains these coding sequences:
- a CDS encoding TetR/AcrR family transcriptional regulator, with translation MLSSEIIQVSGKPQYNEAEVIDAAMDAFWRHGYTATSINVLTEATGLSRSSLYQRFQDKDGLFQIVLATYIERLMRRMHSVEGSTARANIESLLRGLLPTESPRPLGCLLSRSCAELVDLPMASQAVVLAGMNQQRNMLVSWLREALTAGELPANADIEALAWHFLSVMQAVVNFPLVGANPGDLERMIAVAMMVWPETTVTV, from the coding sequence ATGTTGTCAAGCGAGATTATTCAGGTGAGTGGAAAACCCCAATACAATGAGGCCGAGGTTATTGATGCCGCTATGGACGCGTTTTGGCGCCATGGCTATACGGCAACATCGATTAATGTGCTGACGGAAGCAACGGGATTATCGCGCTCAAGTTTGTATCAGCGCTTTCAGGATAAGGACGGCTTGTTTCAAATCGTGTTGGCGACATATATCGAACGCCTCATGCGTCGTATGCATTCCGTTGAAGGCAGTACCGCCCGCGCAAATATTGAGTCGTTGTTACGTGGATTATTGCCAACAGAATCACCACGCCCTCTGGGCTGTTTACTATCAAGAAGCTGTGCTGAGCTTGTCGATTTGCCGATGGCGAGTCAGGCGGTGGTGCTGGCAGGGATGAACCAACAGCGTAATATGCTGGTGAGTTGGCTGCGGGAAGCCCTCACTGCTGGTGAACTCCCTGCCAACGCAGACATAGAGGCGTTAGCCTGGCATTTCCTCAGCGTCATGCAAGCTGTAGTAAACTTTCCTCTGGTCGGGGCGAACCCAGGTGATCTGGAACGAATGATCGCTGTCGCAATGATGGTGTGGCCTGAGACTACGGTTACAGTGTAA
- a CDS encoding SDR family oxidoreductase, which translates to MSNYLSSQARKPRIALAGATGRVGTTLTALLAADPIDVVVLTRDPDSTNLPVGTNAIKVDFTHQDGLHTALHDVDRLFIAHGTSTEQVANEIALIDAAVASGVQHIVKLSALGPATQLPPIAWHMQIEAHLARQPIASTVLRPTAFSDVLKRLGPLIASGSWSGAAGNGRVNFIDTRDIADVARIALLEETEPESQRVYHLTGPRAWTMAEVAQELTRLLAHPITYVHLSPSQQREALLGSGLSPFTADLLIGLDRLFRESAIGETTLTVEEMTGKTPRSLTAWLTDNLALFQ; encoded by the coding sequence ATGTCTAATTATTTATCATCGCAAGCACGAAAACCACGTATCGCTCTTGCGGGTGCCACAGGACGCGTTGGTACTACGTTAACAGCTCTGCTCGCTGCCGATCCAATCGATGTAGTCGTACTGACCCGCGATCCCGACTCGACAAACCTGCCTGTTGGTACCAATGCGATTAAAGTCGATTTCACCCATCAGGATGGATTGCACACAGCCCTACACGATGTCGATCGTCTGTTTATTGCTCATGGTACCTCCACCGAGCAGGTTGCTAACGAGATTGCGCTGATCGATGCAGCGGTGGCTTCCGGTGTTCAGCACATCGTCAAGCTATCTGCGCTTGGGCCTGCAACCCAGCTCCCACCTATCGCCTGGCATATGCAGATTGAAGCACACCTGGCACGCCAGCCAATCGCATCAACCGTCCTGCGGCCCACCGCTTTTAGCGATGTGCTTAAACGTCTGGGCCCGCTAATTGCCTCCGGATCCTGGAGCGGTGCGGCCGGTAATGGACGTGTGAACTTCATTGATACCCGTGATATTGCCGACGTAGCACGTATTGCGTTACTGGAAGAAACAGAACCTGAATCACAACGCGTGTATCACCTGACAGGTCCGCGCGCCTGGACAATGGCTGAAGTGGCGCAAGAACTGACCCGCCTTCTTGCTCACCCCATTACTTATGTTCATCTTTCGCCTTCGCAGCAAAGAGAGGCGCTGCTCGGGAGCGGACTGTCTCCATTCACAGCAGACCTACTCATCGGGCTCGATCGCCTGTTCCGTGAGTCCGCTATCGGCGAAACAACGCTGACCGTCGAAGAAATGACGGGAAAAACCCCACGTTCACTGACTGCGTGGCTAACCGACAATCTGGCTCTATTTCAGTGA